The Acomys russatus chromosome 11, mAcoRus1.1, whole genome shotgun sequence genome contains the following window.
ATCTATTGGAAATATCCAGCCACTGTAGAAAATGGGCCCAGCAGTGGCTCATGCAAGAAACCCTGACCATCTGACTGGAGCAGGATCTGGGATGACATTGGCCAGggctctggccttcacaggcttCTCTGAGGAGCCAGCCTCATGGCCTCAAGAACTCCCTGGCTGTCAGCAACCAGCCAGAGCCACTATATTGACAGTTTTCCTTCTAGACCCAGGATCCATTGGCCACAGGCTGAGACCCCAGCCTTTCGGAAGGGCAGGTATAGGGCCCACACAAGGCTCAGTTGCTCTCAGCCCTTCAGGAAGTGCTATGAAGGACTCAGGTCTTCCTAGTGCCCCTCAGTGGGGTTCCCTACCATCCGGTCTTGCAGAATAGCCATGCGTAAGTCTTGCGCATGAGTCCCGATGACTCTCCCCTGGACTCCTCAGGTCATGCTGGCCAGCTGGGCAGGCTCTAGTCAGGTGACTTTATTTCTAAAAAAGGTGAAGCTCTTCTCAGCCATGTGGTGAGGCAGCCAGCTAGCCAGTGAGGGAGAGGCAATGTGGGTCTGCCCAGCCAGGGCTAGAAGGTGGGGGACCCCCCCCCCGGGTGCTCTGTCCTGGGGGCACCTAAGGGAGGAGCCCCGGAGCAGCACAGTAGACCCTCAGCCATGGGCTCCGAGTTCCACGTGAATTCCTCTCGGTGCCGAGGTCTGTGGCTGGCACCGGAAGAGGGTAGAGGACGGGAGAGTGGGATGGGCAGTAGTGGTGGTGGCCTCAGAAACCCGTGTCTATGCTCAAGGTGCGGCGTGTGACGTGCTCCAGCTCCCCGGACACGTAGTCTGCCATGCTGATGCGGTAATGTGCCAGCATCTTCAGCATTAGCCGCAGATTCAGCCACCACTGTTCCCGGGGCATGCGGTGCCTGAGAAGGTCAAGGTTAGGTACTGACGGAAGCCAAATCCCACAACCCCTTAAACCCCCCTGAGAATCTAGTCATCACTGTGACCAGGGTGGCATATGGGGTACATCTGGTTGCCCCATTCCCCTGGCTTGGGGTGACAGAAAGTGCTTCTGAGGTAGAGTCAGGTCCAAGAGTGACAGGCTAACCACCCGCTCACCATCAAACCTCTTCAGACTGCCCTGTGCTGGCCTCAGAACACCTGGACAAGATTCCTGCACTTCAAAGCCTGGGTAGGGACCCTATCCAGGGACATTCTGGGCCTCCCGGGGTCCTCCTTTCTCCACGCAGCTCCAAAGGGACTTACTCAAAATCGGTGTCTTTCTTGAGTTCTGTGACTGGACTGAAGGCCACCACCTTCTTCCGCAGGCCAATGACACAGGCCGAGTCCGGGGCGTTGGCAAACACCCGCCCTATGGAAACCAGTATGTGGTAGGCAAAGCCATGCCCTCAGAGACTCCCCGAAAGCCAGGTTGGGCCAGCTCATCCCACCGACCTTTGCGGTAGACATCGCGCAGTTTCTCCGACATCCACAGCATGGCCTTCACCCCCAGTTTGGTCCCATAGTTCCGGTCAAAGGGGGTTGGAGCACCACCCTGGAAACACAGGCAAAACCACATCTCTGGAACTGGCCAAACCACAGAGGAGAGTGGACACAAAAGGGGATCCTAGACTACCACCTGAGCCATGACAGTCTCCTTGTGTCCTCAAAACATGGCCTAGAAGCCATTCCAGAGGCCGGAAATGACACCTGGGCCACAGGATCTATAGGCAGTGGCCCCACCCAGGCCTCCTGAGAGCTGCCATGAGCCAATGGGGTTTATTTAGTAAGTGAGAGAATAGGCCAAGGAGGAGATGGTCACAGAATGACGGGTTTGGGCCGCCTCCCAGAAGACAAGGGCTCGGTCTAGTGCCCAAGTGCCAGGTTTGGGTCTCAGGCCCACACCCCTGAGATGAGAACTCAAAAGATGGGACTCAGTGGCCTCTCCATGAAACACTGATGGGAACAGTCACTACCCTGGAggactggaggaaaaaaaaaaaaaaaaaaaacaacccagcttGGCAAGTACTTTCTCAGGGCCATGCACAAAGCCTCTCTCTCAAGGGTCCTCAAAGGATCcccagagaagaaaatggagatggGAATCCTGCAGGTGAGTACCTCAGAGGCTGAGAAACCACTCTTGAGAGTCATACCTGCTGCAGGTGGCCCAGCACGTTGGTCCTGCAGTCGAAGACACCTCTGCCTTCCGAGGAGTAGAGGTTGTGTAGGAACTCTGTGGTGTAGTGTTCATGGCACTTCTCGTTCCTGCGGAGACATGCAAGTCTGTCAGGGCATGCCCCAagtctgccccccaccccccgactaTGCACAGGTTGAGTGCATTAGGTGAAGAGGGCCACAGCTCCCAGGCCCGTGTGCCCGCTCtgcccagcaccagcagcagcctcACCGGAGCACCAGGCCCCTCTGGATGTCTGTCTTCATCTTCTCTGTCATATGCTCCACGTTggcctgggaaggagaggaggtaAGTTTAGAGGTGAGAAGAAAAACGGGGGGCAGGTAGGACCCAGCAACCTCAGGGCCAGGGGTGAGGCGGTGACGCTTAAGCACACTGCTTCAAGAATGGAACTTGCTGTCACTTGCTAAGTGACTTGAAGAGTCAGGTTCATGGGTAGCTGTGGAGCCTATGGGTGGGGCTGGGCTCACCTTTAAGTCATGGATGTTGAAAGGGTCCTCAAAGACGTAGGCGGCATCAGCGCCCACAGCAATGCCTGTCACAGTGGCTAGGTAGCCGCAGTAGCCCCCCATGGTCTCTACGATGAACACGCGACGCTTTGTCCCCGAGGCTGACTGCTTGATGCGGTCACAACTCTGGAGGGAtcaagggaagagaggagggggacaCAGTCAGAGCATAGCATGGTAGCTCCTCACCGTAGTCAGGATGTTGAAGTAGGACCCTACTACAAGCTCAAGGCTAGGTAGAGAGTTCTaacctagcctgggctacagaataagacccttttctcaaaaacaaaagggcaGGGAGGACAGTTAGAATCTTCTGTCCGTCCTTCTCACCTGTCATGGGCCACGGAACACTGTCACACCAGACCCATGACAGGATCACAAGGCAGCAGCAACTGTGCTCAGTACCAAGGACTCCCACAATCCGCATGACAGCTGGGTAGGGACAGAGCCTGGGCCACCCACACTGGGTCTACACAAATCCAGAGGCTCCCAGCTGAGGATACCTGTCCCCTAGGGATACAGGTGATAGCCAAGAAACAGTTTTGGTTATGACTGTCATCCTATGGGCAAGGGCTTGGAGACCCACTAAGCAGTGGACACACGGCCTGCATGCACCCTCCAGGACACCTGCCTGCACCCTCCAGGACACCTGCCTGCACCCTCCAGGACACCTGCCTGCACCCTCCAGGAcacctgccttcacctccagGACACCTGCCTGCACCCTCCAGGAcacctgccttcacctccagGACACCTGCCTGCACCCTCGAGGAcacctgccttcacctccagGACACCTGCCTGCACCCTCCAGGAcacctgccttcacctccagGACACCTGCCTGCACCCTCCAGGACACCTGCCTGCACCCTCCAGAACACCTGCCTGCACCCTCCAGGACACCTGCCTGCACCCTCCAGGACACCTCACCTCCATTGCCGCATTGACAGCTGTGTCTGAGCCCAGGCTGAAGTCAGTGCCAGGCACATTGTTGCTGATAGTGGCAGGAATGACACACATGACAATGCAGAGTTCCTCGTAGCGGCCCCGTGCCTCCACCAGCTGCAGCACACCCTCATAGGCCTGTGGGggtcaggaaggaaaaggaggcgAGAGAAAGGATTGGGGGAGGGAATGAAGCAGAGTTCCACCAGGGCTGGACAGCCATCTTGCCCCGCCCCTGTTGATGACTCTGTCTGGTACTGTACTAGCACAATCTACACCCACCCATGGGCTGGATGAGAGAGGCCTACTAGAGCTAAGGACCCTTGTCCTTCCTGAAAATCAGGGTCCTAATGAGGACCAGAGGGTTCCAGCCAAGGGCCTCAGTTCAAATCCACCCATGTTCATGTTCTATCATTTGGCAAGGACTCACCAAGCACCAGGACATGCCATCAGTGGGCCTCAGGCCtcgcccttcccccctccccctccacctccccctccccctcttttcaTAGGCCTTCTATTTCCGTCTCTCTCCTGATTGCCTAGCACCATGCTAACTGTACTCTGTAAAGCATTTAGGAGATAAAAATCCCAGGCCCAGCCCTACAAGTGACAGCTTTGACCCTCTGGCTGCCCCCGGCCAAAGGTCCATGTTTGAGGCCACACTTCCGGCCCTGGAGTAGAGCGGCACCCACAGTGACCCAAGACGAGAAGCCTCACCTCAAAGCCACCAATAACCAGCAGGGCGTGAATGTTGTAGGCGTGGAGGTTATCAACAATGGCCTCCAGGTGGGGCTTGGGCAGCGTCCTGTGGTTGGAGAGACATCGGCCTGGGCAGGAGGCATGCAACTCCCAACACCAGAGTGCGTTCTCACCTCTGGCTTGGACATTCCCAGAGCCAGAGACCAGTCACCAAAGAGACCTTCAGTGTGGCTCCGTGTGGAATAGGTACGGCATGAGAGGCCTGGGCGTGTACTCCACTACCCTGCTGGGCACTGGACAAGCCTTTGCCTGTCACCCTACTCTGGGTGTCCCTTCCGGCTGAGGTAGTGACTAGAAACAACACGCTTTCTCCAGCCTTTGAGTCTCCACAGCCTTGGACAGGACAAAGTGATCCTTGCCAACTCTGTGGAGGATCTTGAACCCATCGTAAGACCACCAGGACTTAAGATAAAAACCACACCaccgagccaggtgtggtggcacactcctttagtcccagcacttgggaggtagaggcagccagatttttgtgagtttgagaccagcctggtatacaaagtgagttcaggacagccaaggctacacagagaaaccttgtctcaaaacaaacaaacaaacaaaaaaaccacagccCACAGCAGGAAAGAACAGCTCATCCCTCATGAGGGACACCGCTGCTCCAGCTGCCCTCCCACTGAGTGTCCCCACACTGCAGGGCAGGCATGAGACATTGGTAGCATCTCCCTCTCCAGCTGTCCCCATCGGTAGGCCATGCACCATCCAGCAACCAGCTACTACTCACCTCTTTGTCCCCAGCATTGAGCCACCACGCCCCAGCCAGCCTGCCACATCATGCCAGCCCACTTCTTGCACCTGCCAGGAAGAACATGGCTTCAGGAAGGTCGCCCAAGGTCTGTCTCAGCAGCAACTCCTCAGGCAGGGGGACAGAGACCTGGTGCTGGCCATCACCTCAAAGCAGGGAACCTGGGTCTTAGGGCTAATTAAGAGGACGGAGCCCCGGTTTCCACTCGCAGGGCAGCCAGCCTTTCCTCATGGACTATCACGTTTCTTCGTGTCCCGTTCTGTTTACGCATCTGATACCCCTCAGATCCTTGAATGGGAAGGATCGAGAATACAGCCCCAGCCACCAACTGCTTCACCCGTGACACCTACCTGACCCTTGGCCAGGCCTTCGAAGCCATCGTGCACGACGTACACTGTGTGTCCCTCGGAGATGCCAGTGCGCACTGCTGAACGCACAGCTGCGTTCATGCCAGCCGCGGGGGCTCCCACGTTCAGGATGGCCAGGGAGAAGTTAGACTTCAGGAAGGAGAAACGACAGAAATATCAGCCACAGGGCCAGAAAGATTCCCCAGCCAGCCCAGATGCTCTCCACCAGGTCAACTCCCTGTACACAGAATAAGATAGCTGTCCTGTTCATTCCAGAAAGTTCTGGGAAAGACTAAATGAGAACAAACATTCACCACAAGGTCTCCTGGCATAAGTAGACAATGGGCTGCATAAACAGTTGcttcaacccccctcccccactccctacccccccAGGAATCAGCTGTCCTCAGACAGGGGTGGTAGGCACAGCCCCAGTGGAGTAGGGTGTGGCCACCCAGCCTTAGAGTAGCTTTGCTGTGCCGAGAGCATGAAGCAACTGGCTTTGGTGCTATGTTGATGTAAGATAAGatatccagggctggagagatggctcacaggttgagagcactggctgctcttgcaaaggtcctgagttcaattcccagcaagcacatggtagctcacaactctctataatgtgatctaatgccctcttctggcctgcaggtgtacatgcagacagagcactgtatacataacaaataaataaataaataaatcttaaaaaaaaaaaaaaagccaggtggtagcatacttgggaggcagaggcagaggcagacgaattgctatgactttaaggccagcctggtcaagaaagcgagtctaggagagccaaggctacatagagagaccctgtctcaggggaaaaaaaaaaaaagatatatccaTAAACTGTATGCTCCAGTGTGCCAGCTCAGAGTATGAGAGTGAGGCCCTGTCCTGGTCTCTGGAGTAGGAAGAAGCAGCCCTTTCACTATTTTTACTCTGGAGATATCTTTCcccagggtctttttttttttttttaatttattactacGTAtccagttctctgcctgcatgaacacctgcaggccagaagagggcatcagttcatattatagatggttgtgagccaccatgtggttgctgggaattgaactcaggacatctggaggATCAGCCCCTTTTCCCCAGGGTCTTATCTGTGGGGGAACAGATCAAGATGCACTGGCAGCTTCCTTCCCCCAAGTCAGAACAGGGCCACTTCAGCCAACAGTCCCTGGGAAGCACTAGACTGTGTTGCGGCTGGGCCCTGTGGCCGCAAGCAAAGCTGAGCCCAGCCCTCAGCGCATGGCTAAGACTTAAGGCAGAAGGGAGGAGTGCCCCAAACTTGGAACTCAGCCCCCCAGGATGCAGGCAACAGCgtaggagggaggcaggaggaagcgGAAGATGGCAGAAGCATTACAGCCGTGGGCTCTGCCATGGTTCCTACCTTCTCCTTAGAGATCTTCTGGTGGGCAAGGAGCTTGTAGATTTTCCAGTTGTTTTCAAAGCTCCTGGAAAGGAAGACGACCGTGTGGCTCACAGCCCCGCATCATCCCCGCGGCAACCATGAAGTTGGCAGAGCATGGAGCCAGCTGCTCAGCAGTCAGGACAGGGCACGGGCATGCATGTGACTTAAGAGCTCAGTGAATTACCAACACAGGGCCGGAACTCAGATCCTGTACAGTCACTTTGTCTTGCTACACCCCCACCCAGGCATCTTCAACAGCCACATGCAGTCTGACAGGACTGTGCTTTCCCATGTGACAAAGCCCACAGCCTGGGCATCCAGGCAAAATCTACAGTCAGGCCTCGGGGCCAGGTACCTGCAGGAGGTGGCAGCCCATGCCTCCACGGAACTAGAGTTCCATACCCCTGCTGGCCCTCGGTGCCCTCCACAAGGCACACCCACAGCATCCGAAGCTGGCCATGACCTCTGTGCATCAACAGTACCACTACCCCTGACCCCCACACACTCCCTGTAGGTCCCTCCCTGGCACAGCAGTCCCACATGCCACAGGTAGCATTGTCACCACAGGGGCTGCCTCCCTTCAGCTCCTACAACAGTGGGTACTGGTGCAGAACGCTGAGGGGAGCGGGGCCTGCCCAGTGCCCACAGACCCATgctcacctccacctcccagctgCCATAACTGACAGCTCCC
Protein-coding sequences here:
- the Pfkl gene encoding ATP-dependent 6-phosphofructokinase, liver type; translated protein: MATVDLEKLRMSGAGKAIGVLTSGGDAQGMNAAVRAVTRMGIYVGAKVFLIYEGYEGLVEGGENIKAANWLSVSNIIQLGGTIIGSARCKAFTTREGRLAAAYNLLQHGVTNLCVIGGDGSLTGANIFRNEWGSLLEELVKEGKISEATAQNHAHLSIAGLVGSIDNDFCGTDMTIGTDSALHRIMEVIDAITTTAQSHQRTFVLEVMGRHCGYLALVSALASGADWLFIPEAPPEDGWENFMCERLGETRSRGSRLNIIIIAEGAIDRHGKPISSSYVKDLVVRRLGFDTRVTVLGHVQRGGTPSAFDRVLSSKMGMEAVMALLEATPDTPACVVSLSGNQSVRLPLMECVQVTKEVQKAMDEKRFEEAIQLRGRSFENNWKIYKLLAHQKISKEKSNFSLAILNVGAPAAGMNAAVRSAVRTGISEGHTVYVVHDGFEGLAKGQVQEVGWHDVAGWLGRGGSMLGTKRTLPKPHLEAIVDNLHAYNIHALLVIGGFEAYEGVLQLVEARGRYEELCIVMCVIPATISNNVPGTDFSLGSDTAVNAAMESCDRIKQSASGTKRRVFIVETMGGYCGYLATVTGIAVGADAAYVFEDPFNIHDLKANVEHMTEKMKTDIQRGLVLRNEKCHEHYTTEFLHNLYSSEGRGVFDCRTNVLGHLQQGGAPTPFDRNYGTKLGVKAMLWMSEKLRDVYRKGRVFANAPDSACVIGLRKKVVAFSPVTELKKDTDFEHRMPREQWWLNLRLMLKMLAHYRISMADYVSGELEHVTRRTLSIDTGF